In Bosea sp. PAMC 26642, the DNA window CGGACCGACAGGCCCGGTCAGGCTCGGCACGCACGCCTGCAGCAGGCCGGTATAGGGATGGCGTGGCTCGCGCTCGATCGCCTCGACGGGTCCGTCCTCGACGACCTTGCCGCCATACATCACCACGACACGGTCGACGATCTCGGCGACGAGCTGAAGGTTGTGCGAAATGAAGATCACGGCAATGCCAAGATCGCGTCGCAGCTCCGCGATCAGGTCGACGATCTGGGCCTGCACGGTGACATCGAGCGCCGTCGTCGGCTCGTCAGCGATCAGCAGGCGCGGGCGGCAGGCGATCGCCATGGCGATCAAAGCGCGTTGGCGCATTCCGCCGGAGAACTCGTGCGGATAGGCGTCGAGCCGCTTTCCAGCCTCGCGGATGCCGACGCGCTCCAGCGATTCCGCCGCGATCAGCCGGGCCTCCGTGCCGGAGACGCGTCGATGCGCCCGCACGACGTCGGTGATCTGCCGGCCGATGGTCAGCGCCGGGTTCAGCGAGCTTTGCGGGTCCTGGAACACCATGGCGATGTCGCGGCCGCGAATGGCCCGCATGGGGGCCTCGTCGAGGCCCAGCAGATCCTGCCCGTCGAACATCACGCGCCCGCCGGTCGTGCGCGCCGGCGAGCCGAGCAGCCGCATCACCGCGAGCATGCTAAGGCTTTTGCCGGAGCCGGATTCGCCGACGACGCCGACGGCCTCGCCGGCCGCCACCGAGAAATCGACGCCGCGTACCGCTTCGACCACACCGCCATCCGCGCTGCGAAAGCCGACGCGCAGACCCTCAATGCCGAGCAGAGGCGCACTCATGCGACCAGCGACACTCATGCGACAAGTGTCCTGGCTTCGCTGCGCGGATCGAACAGCTCGCGCACCGCGTCGCCGAGCAGATTGAAGCCGATCACGGTGATCGAGATCGCCAGCCCGGGAAACACCGGCAGCCACCATTCCCCGGAATAGATCGCACTGCGCGCATCTGACAGCATCGAACCCCAGCTCGCCTGTGGCGGCTGCACCCCCAATCCGACGAAGGAGACGGAGGCCTCGACGACGATGCCGATCGCGACCAGGAGCGTGCCCTGAACGATGATCGGCGACAGGCAGTTGGGCAGGACGTCGCCGGTGACGATGTCCCAATGTGTCGCACCCTGGAGATAGCGCCCCTGGACATAGTCGGCCCCGACGACGCGGCTCGCCACCGCATAGGTCACCCGGGCGAAGACCGGCGAGAACAGCACGCCGACCAAGAGCACGATCTTGATCTCGTTCGGCAGAAGCAGCGGCCCGACGCGCACCGGCCCGACGCCGAGGATGCCGACAATCGCGATTGCCCAGACCAGCAGGGGAATCGAGGCCACGCCGTCGACGATGCGCATCACCAGTTGGTCGCCGAGCCCACCCTTATAGGCTGCGAAGAGCCCCGCCGAGACGCCGATCAGCGCCCCGATGACCACGGCGCCGATGCCGACCGCGAGCGACGCCCGCGCGCCGAAGATGACCCGGCTGAGCACGTCGCGGCCGGCTTGGTCCGTGCCGAGCCAATGCGCCATGTCCGGCGCCAGCAGCCTGTCCTCTATGCTGAGTGCGACGGGGTCGTAGGGCGCGATCAGCGGGGCGAAGATCGCGGCGGCGACCATGACGAGAACGATCGCGCCGCCGAGCCAGCCGGTCCAGTCGATCATCCGCAGCGTGGATGCGAGGCCCCTCATGCGGCGACCCTTTGGCGCGGATCGAGCACGCGGTTGACGAGATCAGCAGCGAGATTCGCCAACACGAAGATCACGGTGAAGAGGAAGACGATGCCCTGTAGCAGAAGGAAGTCGCGCTGCGAGATCGCATTCAGCAAAGCGCGCGACAGGCCCGGCACGTTGAAGACCTGCTCGATGATCAGCGCCCAGCCGAACATATAGCCGAAAGACAATGCGGCGAGGTTGATCACCGGCGGCAGCGCATTGATCAGCGCGTAGGCCACGACCCGCGGCGAGGACAGCCCCATTGCCCGGGCGGTACGGACATAGTCGCCGCGCAGCGTGTCCTGCAGGCTGGCCTGTGTCATCCGCGCCAGCACGGCGATGTAGTACACTGCGAGCGAGACCGACGGCATCAGGATCGTCTGCAGATGCGCCGACAGCCCGGCCGAGAGCGGCGCATAGCCTCCGGGCGGCAGCCAACGCATATCGACCGCGATGAAGCGGATCAGCACGATGCCGAGCCAGAAGGCCGGCACCGACAGGCCGACCACCGACAAAAGCCGCGACACGCGATCGAACACGCCGCCGGGGCGCAAGGCGGCCGCGACGCCGATGCTGATCCCAAAGACCACCGCGATGGCGAAGGCGAAGAGCACGATCGACAGCGTCACCGGCAGGGCGTTGACGATCTCGGTGCCGACATCGCGTCCGGTGACGAATGATTTCCCGAAATCGCCGCGCAGGATGTCGGAGAGCCAGGCACCATACTGCGCCAGGAAAGGCCGGTCGAGCCCGTTGGCTTGCTCGAACTGCGCCAGCTGCTCAGCGGTCGCGTCCGCCCCGAGCACGATCCGGGCCGGCGAACCCGGACCAGCGCGCGTCAGCGCAAACAACGCGAAGCCGACGAAGAGAAGGGTGCCGAAGGACGAGACGATCCGGCCGGCGACGAGGCGAAGCATGTGTGATGGTTCCGGGGTGGGCGGCGTGCCTTAGACCTTCACCTCGCCGACGCTCATCGTCAGCGCCTGGTTGACCTTGAAATCCTGGACGCCCTGTCTCCAGAGATTGGAGGCGTGGACGAAGCCGAGAACGCCGATGGGCGCGTCGCGGGCCAGGATCGCCTGCATCTTGCCGTAGAGGTCCTTTAGCTTGGCCTCTTCGGTCTCGAGGAAGGAGGCGGCCATCAGCGCATTGAGCTCGGGGTTATCATAGCCCGTGCTCTTGGAGAGGAACTGCCCTGGCATCACCGTGTTGGCGATGATGTAGGTCGCCTCACCCGGCGACATGAAGACCTGCATCGCCATCTGGTGCTCGCCGCGCGCGATCTGCTGGATCAGCACCGAGAACTCGTAGACCTTCAGGTTGATCTTGACGCCGATCTTGGCGAGCTGGGCCTGCAGGAAGATCGCCGCATCCTTGGTGTCGAGCAGATAGGGCTCGGCTTGGATCGAGATGTCGATTTCCGCGCCGGTCGGATATTTCGACTTCGCCAGGAACTCCTTGGCACGGTCGAGATCGAAGCCGAGCTCCTTCTCGGCCTCGGCGTTGAACCACCAACCGCGCGGCGGGGCGAGCACGGCGGCCGGATCGAGCAGGCCGTAATAGACTTTGTCGCCGATTGTCTTGCGGTCGATGGCGCAGGACAACGCCTTGCGAAAGTTGAGATCATCCAGCGGCGGCTTGAGGTTGTTGGTGAACATCAGCAGCGCGCCGCCCAGCGTCGGGCGCGAGGCGCCGGTGATGCCTGGCATCGTCTTGAGGCGGTT includes these proteins:
- a CDS encoding ABC transporter ATP-binding protein, whose product is MSVAGRMSAPLLGIEGLRVGFRSADGGVVEAVRGVDFSVAAGEAVGVVGESGSGKSLSMLAVMRLLGSPARTTGGRVMFDGQDLLGLDEAPMRAIRGRDIAMVFQDPQSSLNPALTIGRQITDVVRAHRRVSGTEARLIAAESLERVGIREAGKRLDAYPHEFSGGMRQRALIAMAIACRPRLLIADEPTTALDVTVQAQIVDLIAELRRDLGIAVIFISHNLQLVAEIVDRVVVMYGGKVVEDGPVEAIEREPRHPYTGLLQACVPSLTGPVGPLVSIEGAPPRLGRMPQGCPFSPRCPHVVEACVEEMPPLEREAERRFACWRPQ
- a CDS encoding ABC transporter permease — its product is MRGLASTLRMIDWTGWLGGAIVLVMVAAAIFAPLIAPYDPVALSIEDRLLAPDMAHWLGTDQAGRDVLSRVIFGARASLAVGIGAVVIGALIGVSAGLFAAYKGGLGDQLVMRIVDGVASIPLLVWAIAIVGILGVGPVRVGPLLLPNEIKIVLLVGVLFSPVFARVTYAVASRVVGADYVQGRYLQGATHWDIVTGDVLPNCLSPIIVQGTLLVAIGIVVEASVSFVGLGVQPPQASWGSMLSDARSAIYSGEWWLPVFPGLAISITVIGFNLLGDAVRELFDPRSEARTLVA
- a CDS encoding ABC transporter permease gives rise to the protein MLRLVAGRIVSSFGTLLFVGFALFALTRAGPGSPARIVLGADATAEQLAQFEQANGLDRPFLAQYGAWLSDILRGDFGKSFVTGRDVGTEIVNALPVTLSIVLFAFAIAVVFGISIGVAAALRPGGVFDRVSRLLSVVGLSVPAFWLGIVLIRFIAVDMRWLPPGGYAPLSAGLSAHLQTILMPSVSLAVYYIAVLARMTQASLQDTLRGDYVRTARAMGLSSPRVVAYALINALPPVINLAALSFGYMFGWALIIEQVFNVPGLSRALLNAISQRDFLLLQGIVFLFTVIFVLANLAADLVNRVLDPRQRVAA